From the Anabaena sphaerica FACHB-251 genome, one window contains:
- a CDS encoding DUF262 domain-containing protein, giving the protein MAKNYINTYTINSILHLMENGSLTVPAFQRGFVWRKENVKELFESINGGYPIGILIAVEHDQKHFEVASNKLTLFPEISPENILSTKRLWILDGSQRLASLYNVLLGKDNSFALIYDLERKKFSFPDKFKGKSVFLNMSSLFKVREYMQLQAEISKLRNSETLLEELYEMHNRFTNYQVPIQVITDVNDPDIVEIFMRINTRGISLSKDEVEKSTKYRNAEQ; this is encoded by the coding sequence ATGGCTAAAAATTATATTAATACTTATACGATCAATAGTATTTTGCATTTGATGGAGAACGGTAGTCTCACTGTTCCAGCATTTCAACGTGGATTTGTTTGGCGTAAAGAAAATGTTAAAGAGCTTTTTGAAAGTATTAACGGTGGCTACCCTATTGGAATATTAATAGCAGTTGAACATGATCAAAAACATTTTGAAGTCGCCTCTAATAAATTAACTTTATTCCCGGAAATTTCCCCTGAAAATATTTTATCAACGAAACGGCTTTGGATATTAGATGGTTCTCAGAGACTTGCATCTCTTTACAATGTTCTTCTTGGAAAAGACAATTCTTTTGCACTTATCTATGATTTAGAAAGAAAAAAATTCTCATTTCCAGATAAATTTAAAGGAAAAAGTGTATTTTTAAATATGTCATCTTTGTTTAAGGTTAGAGAATATATGCAGCTACAAGCTGAGATTTCAAAACTTAGGAACAGTGAAACATTACTAGAAGAGTTATACGAAATGCACAATAGATTTACAAATTATCAAGTGCCAATACAGGTTATTACAGATGTAAATGATCCAGACATAGTTGAGATATTTATGAGGATAAACACACGTGGAATATCTCTTAGTAAAGATGAAGTTGAAAAATCAACCAAATACAGGAATGCAGAGCAATAG
- a CDS encoding methylenetetrahydrofolate reductase, with protein sequence MQDSDRTSTLNNFRKAVQAGDFLITAEVAPPKGGDITHTIEMAATLKGRVHAVNITDGSRAVLGMSSLAASVILLQNGIEPICQMACRDRNRIGIQADLMGAHALGIRNILALTGDPVKAGDHPDAKAVFDLESVRLLQLIRNMNQGVDFNHKTLNDGALDLFAGAAVDPQSKSWSGLQSRFEKKIEAGAQFFQSQLITDFEKLEKFMDQIASRYNKPILAGIFLLKSAKNAQFINKMVPGVNIPDHIIERLAKAKHPLQEGMKIAAEQVQMARGLCQGVHIMAVKKEDAIAPILDLAGVGKVS encoded by the coding sequence ATGCAGGATAGCGATCGCACCAGTACATTAAACAACTTCCGCAAAGCGGTACAAGCAGGAGATTTTCTCATTACTGCGGAAGTAGCACCCCCAAAAGGGGGAGATATCACCCATACCATAGAAATGGCGGCGACTCTTAAGGGGAGAGTTCATGCTGTCAATATTACCGATGGTAGCCGCGCTGTGTTGGGGATGTCGTCTTTAGCAGCTTCGGTGATTTTATTGCAAAATGGCATTGAGCCGATTTGTCAGATGGCTTGCCGCGATCGCAATAGAATCGGAATACAAGCTGATTTAATGGGCGCTCATGCTTTAGGCATCCGCAACATTTTAGCTTTAACCGGCGACCCTGTCAAAGCAGGTGATCACCCCGATGCAAAAGCAGTTTTTGATTTAGAATCTGTGCGATTATTGCAGTTAATTAGAAATATGAATCAGGGTGTTGATTTTAATCATAAAACCCTGAATGATGGGGCATTAGATTTATTTGCCGGTGCAGCAGTCGATCCACAGTCTAAAAGTTGGTCAGGTTTACAAAGTCGGTTTGAAAAGAAAATAGAAGCCGGAGCGCAATTTTTTCAAAGTCAATTAATTACAGATTTTGAAAAATTAGAAAAATTCATGGATCAAATTGCATCTCGTTACAATAAACCAATTTTAGCAGGAATTTTTCTGTTGAAGTCTGCGAAAAATGCCCAGTTTATTAATAAAATGGTTCCCGGTGTGAATATTCCTGATCATATTATTGAGAGGTTAGCAAAAGCCAAACATCCGTTACAGGAAGGGATGAAAATTGCAGCCGAACAAGTGCAGATGGCACGGGGTTTGTGTCAGGGTGTACATATTATGGCAGTGAAAAAAGAAGATGCGATCGCGCCGATTTTGGATTTAGCAGGGGTGGGGAAGGTTAGTTAG
- the trpS gene encoding tryptophan--tRNA ligase produces MGKQRVLSGVQPTGNLHLGNYLGAIRNWVEIQDQYENFFCVVDLHAITVPHNPATLAADTYTIAALYLACGIDLKYSNIFVQSHVSAHSELCWLLNCITPLNWLQDMIQFKEKAVKQGENVSAGLLTYPVLMAADILLYQADKVPVGEDQKQHLELARDIVNRFNHQFAKDKPVLKLPNPLIRKEGARVMSLTDGTKKMSKSDPSELSRINVLDPPDQIIKKIKRCKTDLVRGLTFDDVDRPECHNLLTLYMLLSGKTKEAVATECADMGWGQFKPLLTETAINALKPIQDKYKEVMEEKGYLESVLRDGREKAEAIANQTLADVKAALGYTAKL; encoded by the coding sequence ATGGGTAAGCAGCGCGTTCTGTCGGGAGTTCAACCAACTGGTAACTTACACTTGGGTAACTACTTGGGTGCTATTCGCAACTGGGTAGAAATTCAAGACCAGTATGAAAATTTCTTTTGTGTGGTAGATTTACACGCAATCACTGTACCACATAACCCCGCCACCTTAGCGGCTGATACTTACACCATCGCTGCTTTATATTTAGCCTGTGGCATTGATTTAAAATACTCTAACATTTTTGTGCAATCTCACGTTTCTGCACACAGTGAACTTTGTTGGTTGCTAAACTGCATCACTCCCTTAAATTGGTTGCAAGACATGATTCAATTTAAGGAAAAGGCCGTTAAACAAGGTGAAAATGTCAGTGCTGGGTTGTTGACTTATCCGGTGTTGATGGCTGCGGATATTTTACTTTATCAAGCGGATAAAGTGCCGGTGGGTGAAGACCAAAAGCAACATTTAGAACTAGCGAGGGATATTGTTAACAGGTTTAATCATCAATTTGCTAAGGATAAGCCTGTATTAAAATTACCAAATCCTTTGATTAGAAAAGAAGGTGCAAGGGTAATGAGTTTGACCGATGGGACAAAGAAAATGTCCAAGTCGGACCCGTCGGAGTTAAGCCGAATTAATGTTTTAGATCCACCAGATCAAATTATTAAGAAGATTAAACGCTGTAAAACTGATTTGGTGAGGGGTTTAACCTTTGATGATGTAGACCGTCCAGAATGTCATAACCTGTTAACTTTGTATATGCTGCTGTCTGGGAAGACGAAGGAAGCAGTAGCGACTGAGTGTGCAGATATGGGTTGGGGACAGTTTAAACCTTTGTTGACTGAAACAGCGATAAATGCTTTAAAACCGATTCAGGATAAATATAAGGAGGTAATGGAAGAAAAAGGTTATTTAGAGTCTGTATTGCGGGATGGAAGGGAAAAAGCGGAAGCTATAGCCAACCAAACTTTAGCAGATGTCAAAGCTGCATTAGGTTATACAGCAAAGTTGTAG
- a CDS encoding B12-binding domain-containing radical SAM protein, with protein MKALLLWPIMPNSFWSYQETLDLAGLGATNPPLGLITVAAMLPSDWEIRLSDRNVRLETDADWQWCDMVIISAMIIQKQDFSELIQKGKKLGKKVAVGGPFATSVPEFALEAGADYLILDEGECTIPMFLAALEQGEEKGIFRSIEKPDVTQTPIPRFDLLDLNAYYAITVQFSRGCPFQCEFCDIITLFGRKPRTKTPEQILAELEVLYQMGWHRYIFIVDDNFIGNKRNAKVFLRELIPWMEKRNYPFSLITEASLNLAEDDELLELMVKAGFVMVFMGIETPDIASLVGVNKEQNTRSSLVESCDKITIAGLQIMSGFILGFDNEKQGAGKRIQEFVEATNIPQAHLSLLQALPNTAMWTRLQQEGRLIDGLGKYFTSQKSLMNFAPTRPMTEIVNEFIETFWNLYEPLPYLKRTFRHFQKMPNWRPQHNRILTKAEWGFLMAICWRQGILRSTRFYFWWQLMIIGFSKPNLLYEYLITLGIGEHFFTLRREVKAELEAELALLKLQEGKQETASLQLETVS; from the coding sequence ATGAAAGCTTTACTACTATGGCCAATCATGCCTAATTCTTTCTGGTCTTATCAGGAAACTCTTGATTTGGCTGGGTTAGGTGCTACAAATCCCCCATTAGGTTTAATCACAGTAGCAGCAATGTTGCCAAGTGACTGGGAAATTAGATTGAGCGATCGCAATGTTCGTCTTGAAACTGATGCAGATTGGCAATGGTGTGATATGGTCATCATCTCTGCCATGATCATCCAAAAACAAGATTTTAGTGAATTAATTCAAAAAGGTAAAAAGTTAGGTAAAAAGGTTGCAGTCGGTGGACCTTTTGCCACATCTGTACCAGAATTTGCTTTAGAAGCAGGAGCAGATTATTTAATTTTGGATGAAGGGGAATGTACTATCCCCATGTTTTTAGCAGCGTTAGAACAGGGAGAAGAAAAGGGAATTTTCCGTTCTATAGAAAAACCAGATGTTACCCAAACTCCCATCCCCCGGTTTGATTTGCTGGATTTAAATGCCTATTATGCAATTACAGTACAGTTTTCTAGAGGATGTCCTTTTCAATGTGAATTCTGCGATATTATTACCCTTTTTGGTCGTAAGCCACGCACGAAAACACCAGAACAAATTCTTGCAGAATTAGAAGTATTATATCAGATGGGTTGGCATCGTTATATATTTATAGTTGATGATAATTTTATTGGCAATAAACGTAATGCTAAAGTTTTTCTGCGGGAACTGATTCCCTGGATGGAGAAACGTAATTATCCCTTCAGTTTAATCACAGAAGCTTCTTTAAATCTTGCAGAAGATGATGAATTACTAGAATTGATGGTGAAAGCTGGGTTTGTTATGGTATTCATGGGAATTGAAACCCCTGATATTGCGAGTTTAGTGGGAGTTAATAAAGAACAAAATACCCGGAGTTCTTTGGTAGAATCCTGTGATAAAATTACTATAGCAGGATTACAAATCATGTCTGGTTTTATCCTGGGTTTTGATAATGAAAAACAAGGTGCAGGTAAACGCATTCAAGAGTTTGTAGAAGCAACGAATATTCCCCAAGCTCATCTCAGTTTACTGCAAGCATTACCAAATACAGCAATGTGGACTCGTTTACAACAAGAAGGACGTTTAATAGATGGTTTAGGGAAATATTTTACTTCTCAAAAATCTCTCATGAATTTTGCCCCTACTCGTCCGATGACAGAAATTGTCAACGAGTTTATTGAGACTTTTTGGAATTTATATGAACCCTTACCTTACCTAAAACGGACTTTTCGCCATTTTCAAAAAATGCCAAATTGGAGACCTCAACACAACCGCATTTTAACTAAGGCAGAATGGGGTTTTTTAATGGCTATTTGTTGGCGACAAGGTATATTACGTTCTACCCGATTTTATTTCTGGTGGCAGTTGATGATCATAGGTTTTAGCAAACCTAATTTATTGTATGAATATTTAATTACTTTAGGTATAGGTGAGCATTTTTTCACTTTGCGTCGTGAGGTAAAGGCAGAACTAGAAGCAGAGTTAGCATTATTAAAACTACAAGAAGGTAAGCAAGAAACGGCAAGTTTGCAATTAGAAACTGTGAGTTGA
- a CDS encoding SRPBCC family protein — MSQVLEQSIKINAPATVVEQCFTDLTLMHRWLNPVLRCQPVGKVWSTEIGSRSRFMIQIPVIKPTLKTVVVERQPGLVVWGFKGFFQGSDRWECQPLPKGTLLVNRFEFKIPNPVVSWGFNTFAASWTKADMQAQLRRFKRVAEELANSPKYSS, encoded by the coding sequence ATGTCCCAGGTTTTAGAACAATCAATTAAAATTAATGCCCCTGCTACAGTAGTAGAGCAATGTTTTACAGATTTAACTTTAATGCACCGCTGGCTTAACCCTGTTCTGCGTTGCCAACCTGTGGGAAAAGTGTGGAGTACCGAAATAGGTAGTCGCAGTCGGTTTATGATTCAAATTCCTGTGATTAAACCTACTTTAAAGACTGTAGTTGTCGAACGACAACCGGGTTTGGTAGTCTGGGGATTTAAGGGATTTTTCCAAGGTAGCGATCGCTGGGAATGTCAACCACTCCCAAAAGGTACACTCTTAGTTAACCGTTTTGAGTTTAAAATTCCTAACCCTGTCGTCAGTTGGGGTTTTAATACCTTCGCAGCATCTTGGACAAAAGCCGATATGCAAGCACAACTGCGACGTTTCAAACGAGTTGCAGAAGAACTAGCTAATTCTCCTAAGTATTCTTCGTGA
- a CDS encoding CCA tRNA nucleotidyltransferase — MNDLVISRLDAQNWPFSLELLPQPAYMVGGAVRDAILGRSREYLDLDFIIPDDAVKVASAIARHYQAGFVLLDAERKIARVVFPHATADFAQQEGDSLITDLHRRDFTINAIAYNPHTQEIIDPLQGCADIEAGLLRMISPQNLQDDPLRLMRAYRQAAQLGFTIEPATQATIRTLAADINKVASERVRVEIGYLLASSQGTSWLTSAWEDNLLTSFFTNCHRESLQKLAAVDKACSLIGETYPQLGQELEQAIRDTVKTTWLGIAKLACLVHPNPEIADAELQQLTYSRAEIRGVTTALRLFPQFKVVNMSLREQYFLFQDVGVVFNATTALALADDIVEAMSGDNPLCVYAPLIDRYLNPDDLVAHPSPLVSGKEVIIALNIPASPLVGKILSEIAVAQAEGNVTTAEEAIEFAKQFTKNT, encoded by the coding sequence ATGAATGATTTAGTTATTTCTCGTCTAGATGCCCAAAATTGGCCTTTCAGCCTGGAATTGTTGCCACAACCTGCTTACATGGTGGGTGGTGCAGTGCGGGATGCGATTTTGGGCAGAAGTCGGGAATATTTAGATTTAGATTTTATTATCCCAGATGATGCGGTAAAAGTGGCAAGTGCGATCGCTCGACATTATCAAGCTGGTTTTGTGTTACTCGATGCGGAAAGAAAAATTGCCCGTGTGGTGTTTCCCCATGCTACCGCTGATTTTGCCCAACAGGAAGGAGACAGTTTAATCACGGATTTGCATAGAAGGGATTTTACAATAAACGCGATCGCTTATAATCCCCATACCCAGGAAATTATCGACCCGCTGCAAGGTTGTGCAGACATAGAAGCCGGTTTATTACGCATGATATCACCCCAAAATCTGCAAGATGACCCTTTGCGGTTGATGCGGGCATATCGTCAAGCTGCCCAACTGGGGTTTACAATTGAACCAGCTACCCAAGCCACTATTCGCACCTTAGCAGCAGATATAAATAAGGTAGCATCTGAACGAGTGCGGGTAGAAATTGGTTATCTTTTAGCCAGTTCTCAGGGTACATCTTGGCTAACCAGTGCCTGGGAAGATAATTTACTAACAAGTTTTTTTACAAATTGCCACCGTGAAAGCTTGCAGAAACTAGCCGCAGTTGATAAAGCTTGCAGCTTGATAGGGGAAACATATCCACAATTAGGGCAAGAACTGGAACAAGCTATCCGTGATACCGTCAAAACGACTTGGTTAGGTATTGCCAAACTTGCTTGTCTTGTTCATCCAAACCCAGAAATAGCTGATGCTGAACTACAGCAACTAACTTATAGCCGTGCAGAAATTCGCGGTGTAACTACCGCCCTGCGACTGTTCCCGCAGTTCAAAGTAGTTAATATGTCCCTACGAGAACAGTATTTTTTGTTTCAGGACGTGGGAGTTGTATTTAATGCTACAACTGCCTTAGCCTTAGCAGATGATATAGTAGAGGCGATGTCTGGCGATAATCCGCTATGCGTTTATGCACCCTTGATCGACCGTTACCTGAACCCTGATGATTTGGTAGCTCACCCCTCACCGTTGGTGAGTGGTAAAGAGGTGATTATAGCACTCAATATTCCGGCTTCGCCACTTGTGGGTAAAATATTGAGTGAAATTGCTGTCGCGCAAGCTGAGGGGAATGTCACCACAGCAGAAGAAGCAATAGAATTTGCCAAGCAGTTCACGAAGAATACTTAG
- a CDS encoding Ycf34 family protein: MCICVNCHYVDRCATYNAVEAQHQQPHLTENPNFDPNEPSINVNIRTKGEIIEMEWDVVGCLSFKQEMGKWAKLRPGELVPT, encoded by the coding sequence ATGTGTATTTGCGTGAATTGCCACTATGTAGACCGTTGTGCAACCTACAATGCTGTAGAAGCACAGCACCAACAGCCCCACTTGACCGAAAACCCAAATTTTGACCCTAATGAACCTTCCATCAATGTTAATATTCGCACAAAAGGCGAAATAATTGAAATGGAATGGGATGTAGTGGGTTGTCTCAGCTTTAAACAAGAAATGGGTAAATGGGCTAAGTTGCGACCCGGTGAATTAGTACCCACTTGA
- the tsaB gene encoding tRNA (adenosine(37)-N6)-threonylcarbamoyltransferase complex dimerization subunit type 1 TsaB, which yields MTTKLEPLPPTKYALALHTTTPELGLVISNFAEDTRTHVWNLGRDLSSHIHQYLIDLIQPQTWTDLAFIAVAKGPGGFTGTRIGVVTARTLGQQLEIPVFAISTLAAVAWQIPPTPLEKGGYISTDKGVDVPIYEGVDVPPLLRGVRGDQIIAVEMQAQRGQVFGAIYQIAADNSGIIALLPDTVFTPEKWQETLANWHTEYQLIKATSGLAATVSSILELAYLEWQQNKRPHWSEALPYYGQHPVDL from the coding sequence TTGACCACTAAACTAGAACCTCTCCCCCCCACAAAATACGCTTTAGCACTGCACACCACTACACCCGAATTAGGTCTAGTAATTAGCAACTTTGCAGAAGATACCCGCACCCATGTTTGGAATTTAGGACGTGATTTATCTAGTCATATCCATCAATATTTAATTGATTTGATTCAACCCCAAACCTGGACAGATTTAGCTTTTATTGCCGTTGCTAAAGGACCTGGAGGTTTTACAGGAACTCGTATTGGTGTTGTTACAGCCCGCACTTTAGGACAACAGTTAGAAATTCCCGTATTTGCAATTTCCACTTTAGCCGCTGTAGCTTGGCAGATCCCCCCAACCCCCCTTGAAAAGGGGGGCTATATCTCCACTGATAAAGGGGTTGATGTTCCTATCTATGAAGGAGTAGATGTTCCCCCCTTATTAAGGGGGGTTAGGGGGGATCAAATTATTGCTGTAGAAATGCAAGCACAAAGAGGGCAAGTTTTTGGTGCAATTTATCAAATAGCTGCTGATAATTCTGGCATTATTGCATTATTACCAGATACTGTATTTACACCAGAGAAATGGCAGGAAACCTTAGCTAATTGGCATACAGAATATCAATTAATTAAAGCCACATCTGGGTTAGCTGCAACCGTCAGCAGTATTTTAGAATTAGCTTATTTAGAGTGGCAACAAAATAAACGTCCTCATTGGTCAGAAGCTTTACCATATTATGGACAGCATCCTGTAGATCTTTAA
- a CDS encoding Uma2 family endonuclease, with the protein MTLTQDTIKTVQLIPPLENGDRLTRMEFERRYHTMPEVKKADLIEGIVYMASPVRIRSHGKPHAYIMTWLGFYESATPGVELADNATVRLDADNEPQPDALLRIETGGQSRISEDDYVEGAPELIVEIAASSAAIDAHDKLKVYRRNQVQEYLIWRVYDGEFDWFILKDGEYRQLEANAEGVICSQVFPGLGLDKSALLTGNLAKVLEILQQGLASAEHQSFVENLG; encoded by the coding sequence ATGACACTGACTCAAGATACTATCAAAACTGTACAATTAATTCCACCTTTGGAAAACGGCGATAGACTTACCCGCATGGAATTTGAACGTCGTTATCATACCATGCCAGAGGTGAAAAAAGCCGATTTAATTGAAGGAATTGTTTATATGGCATCACCAGTAAGAATTAGAAGTCACGGAAAACCCCATGCTTACATCATGACTTGGTTAGGTTTTTATGAATCGGCTACACCAGGGGTAGAACTAGCTGATAATGCCACTGTGCGTCTAGATGCAGATAACGAACCTCAACCAGACGCACTGTTAAGAATTGAAACCGGTGGACAGTCGCGGATAAGTGAAGATGATTATGTTGAAGGTGCGCCAGAATTAATTGTAGAAATTGCTGCTAGTAGTGCGGCTATTGATGCCCATGATAAACTGAAAGTATATCGTCGAAATCAAGTACAAGAATATTTAATCTGGCGAGTTTATGATGGTGAATTTGATTGGTTTATTTTAAAAGATGGAGAATATCGCCAGCTAGAAGCTAATGCTGAAGGTGTGATTTGTTCTCAGGTTTTTCCTGGTTTAGGGTTAGATAAATCTGCTTTGTTAACGGGCAATTTAGCTAAAGTATTAGAGATTTTACAGCAAGGTTTAGCAAGTGCAGAACATCAAAGTTTTGTGGAAAACTTAGGATAG
- a CDS encoding DUF4351 domain-containing protein: protein MTEERERADQDSPWKEILEAYFPQAMQFFFPQTAALINWEIPHEFLDKEFQQIARDAEQGRRYADKLVKVWQHQGEEIWLLIHIEIQAKPEELFPERMFSYTLRIFDRFAKPAISVAILCDADPKWRPNQYSYNYPDTRLNFEFGTVKLLDYQNRWTELEASDNPFATVVMAHLKTQQTSKKPTERKTWKFSLIRRLYEQGLQEKDIRNLYRFIDWVMMLPKALEAEFWQDFKQFEQERTMAYITTGERIGYERGITEGEQNIVVRLLQKRFGELPQETKAKIQTLSLNQLEELGEALLDFTAIEDLLNWLETHQQD, encoded by the coding sequence ATGACAGAAGAACGAGAAAGAGCCGACCAAGATAGCCCGTGGAAAGAAATATTAGAAGCATACTTTCCCCAAGCAATGCAATTTTTCTTCCCCCAAACAGCCGCATTAATTAACTGGGAAATACCCCACGAATTTCTAGATAAAGAATTTCAACAAATAGCCCGCGACGCTGAACAAGGAAGAAGATATGCAGATAAATTAGTCAAAGTGTGGCAACACCAAGGAGAAGAAATTTGGCTGTTGATACATATAGAAATTCAGGCTAAACCAGAAGAACTCTTTCCTGAAAGGATGTTTTCATACACCCTGCGGATTTTTGACCGTTTCGCTAAACCTGCCATTAGTGTCGCTATTTTATGCGATGCAGACCCCAAATGGCGACCAAACCAATACAGTTATAATTATCCTGATACCAGGTTAAACTTTGAATTTGGCACAGTCAAATTGCTAGATTACCAAAACCGTTGGACAGAATTAGAAGCCAGCGATAATCCTTTTGCAACGGTGGTAATGGCACATTTAAAGACACAACAAACCAGTAAAAAACCCACAGAACGCAAAACCTGGAAATTCAGCTTAATTCGTCGATTGTATGAACAAGGTTTGCAAGAAAAGGATATTCGTAACCTTTACCGCTTTATAGACTGGGTTATGATGTTACCAAAGGCATTAGAAGCGGAATTTTGGCAAGATTTTAAACAATTTGAACAGGAGCGAACTATGGCTTATATTACTACAGGTGAGCGCATTGGCTACGAACGAGGAATAACAGAAGGTGAGCAAAATATTGTGGTACGACTATTACAAAAAAGGTTTGGAGAATTACCACAAGAAACTAAAGCGAAAATTCAAACTCTTTCTCTAAATCAGTTGGAAGAACTTGGTGAAGCATTACTAGATTTTACCGCTATTGAGGATTTATTGAACTGGTTGGAAACTCATCAACAAGACTAG
- a CDS encoding pentapeptide repeat-containing protein, whose amino-acid sequence MSENNTESFKSLLIILGIIFSIFFFTVILIFSFSDFAFLNPKGLEIEKRLQYGLSAVTTTGTIFAGIAVFFNAYQASRSANAANDNAKAANRNAQAAEDKQITERFSKAIELLGNKEIEIKLGGIYALEQIARDAPEKYHWTVMEVLTAFVRENAPLKKEEEGEKEEIPKLRVDIQAALTVIGRRNCENEQENQRLNLTFIDIREANLDRANLKRVDLYCSNLDLASFQEASLQDVSLWNSSLQWVNFSEAILQKVNLAGANLCQAKLNKATLQESFPLAGTNLHLTNLFQANLQQVDLSGAKNLELTQIEKANIDQDTKLPDHIEEVIRFEW is encoded by the coding sequence ATGTCTGAGAATAATACAGAAAGTTTCAAGAGTTTGTTGATAATTCTAGGGATTATTTTTTCTATCTTCTTTTTTACTGTTATCTTGATATTTTCTTTTTCGGATTTTGCGTTTTTAAATCCTAAAGGTTTAGAAATAGAGAAGAGATTACAGTATGGTCTTTCAGCCGTAACAACTACAGGAACAATTTTTGCTGGAATAGCAGTTTTTTTTAATGCTTACCAAGCATCGAGAAGTGCTAACGCTGCTAATGACAATGCTAAAGCTGCAAATAGAAATGCACAAGCAGCAGAAGATAAACAAATTACAGAACGTTTTTCTAAAGCGATTGAATTGCTTGGTAATAAAGAAATTGAAATAAAATTAGGCGGAATTTATGCCCTAGAACAAATTGCTAGAGATGCACCGGAAAAATATCATTGGACAGTTATGGAAGTCCTCACAGCTTTTGTGCGAGAAAATGCACCTTTGAAGAAAGAAGAGGAAGGAGAGAAGGAGGAAATACCAAAACTTCGGGTAGACATTCAAGCAGCCCTGACCGTTATAGGACGACGTAATTGTGAAAATGAGCAGGAAAATCAGAGATTGAATTTAACTTTTATTGATATCAGAGAGGCAAATCTTGATAGAGCAAACTTAAAGAGAGTTGACCTCTATTGCAGTAACTTAGACCTTGCATCGTTCCAAGAAGCTAGTTTGCAAGATGTATCTCTTTGGAATTCGAGTCTCCAATGGGTAAATTTTTCGGAAGCCATTTTGCAAAAAGTGAACCTTGCTGGAGCTAATTTGTGTCAGGCAAAGCTTAATAAAGCAACCCTACAAGAGTCATTTCCTTTAGCAGGAACGAACCTGCATTTGACAAACTTGTTTCAAGCAAACCTACAACAAGTAGACCTTTCTGGAGCCAAAAATCTAGAATTAACACAGATTGAAAAAGCAAATATCGATCAAGATACTAAATTACCTGATCATATTGAAGAAGTAATCAGATTTGAATGGTGA
- a CDS encoding YwqG family protein produces the protein MKCNKILRLSSLRTSIHLDGCNVTHYQQLHEFSSEAEAEAFFNQSIQELLTHGWYDIESIPVDENNKDFTPDELYGMFLELKNQVDEFAKTITKPFIEINPYSTTETTLWQSKFGGLPYFPKHLDYPTAPDGTPLHLLAQINFSETPNLEDLPEKGILQFYIEAAGETAYGLEEYLQLAQTTFRVLYFSEPDLNIDNLLDNFDFLPPGIGLPLVDCLALNFAIKSNPISASDYRFRSLVKSYFPIFKQSNLTKAMKNSLEELVDDLINEYEEKYEELLGGHRLGGYPAFVQNDDRENVEGEEGYDFLLLQMDSDDDNSIMWGDAGIGNFFIQPSALKQLDFSKVLYTYACC, from the coding sequence ATGAAATGCAATAAAATATTGAGATTAAGTTCCCTCAGAACTTCCATTCATTTAGACGGCTGCAATGTTACCCATTATCAACAACTGCATGAATTCTCTTCTGAAGCCGAAGCAGAAGCTTTTTTTAATCAAAGTATTCAAGAATTACTCACACACGGTTGGTATGATATCGAGTCTATCCCAGTAGATGAAAATAACAAAGATTTTACGCCAGATGAATTGTATGGAATGTTCTTAGAATTAAAAAATCAGGTAGATGAATTTGCCAAGACCATTACTAAACCTTTTATAGAAATCAATCCATATTCAACAACAGAAACTACGCTATGGCAAAGTAAATTTGGTGGCTTACCTTACTTTCCTAAACATCTTGATTATCCCACAGCCCCAGATGGTACTCCCCTTCATCTTTTAGCACAAATCAACTTTTCAGAAACTCCTAATTTAGAAGATTTACCGGAAAAAGGGATACTTCAATTTTATATTGAAGCCGCAGGTGAAACAGCCTATGGTCTTGAAGAATACCTACAATTAGCACAAACAACTTTTCGAGTTCTTTACTTTTCTGAACCAGATTTGAATATTGATAATCTCCTAGATAATTTTGACTTTTTACCTCCAGGAATAGGTTTACCATTAGTAGACTGTTTAGCCTTGAATTTCGCCATTAAATCAAATCCAATTAGTGCATCAGATTATCGGTTTAGATCATTAGTTAAAAGCTATTTTCCCATCTTTAAACAAAGTAATCTAACTAAAGCAATGAAAAATTCTTTAGAAGAACTCGTAGATGATTTGATTAATGAGTATGAAGAAAAATATGAGGAATTATTAGGAGGACATCGTTTAGGAGGATATCCGGCATTTGTGCAAAATGATGATCGAGAAAATGTAGAGGGAGAGGAAGGTTACGATTTTCTGTTATTGCAAATGGACTCTGATGATGATAACTCAATTATGTGGGGAGATGCGGGAATTGGTAACTTTTTTATTCAGCCTTCTGCACTTAAACAGTTAGATTTTTCTAAGGTTTTGTATACCTATGCTTGTTGTTAA